CGAGGCTCTTCTCGGCGTCGATAGTCGTGGGGCCGTTGGCGCCCTCGATGATGTACTTGGCCTGGATGTAGCCCTCGGTCTCCATGTTGACCGTGCACTCGAGCGCGGCCGGAATGAAGATGTCCGCTTTGGTGCCGAAAAAGTCCCCCTGCGAGATCTCCTTCGCCTTCTCGTAACCGGCCACGCCCCCGGTCTTCAGGACGTACGCGGAGAGGTCTTCCGCGTCGATGCCCTCGGGGTTGCCGATGTGGCCGGTGTGGTCGGCCGCCGCCAGCATGCGGGCGCCCCCGGCCTGCATGATGCGCGCCGCGTGCGAGCCCACGTTGCCGTAGCCCTGCACGAAGAAGGTGGAGCCGTCGATGGAGAAGCCGAGGTGTTTTGCGAACGTATCCAGGCAGAAGACCACGCCCTGGCCGGTGGCCTTGTCGCGCCCCAGGCTGCCCCCGCTGACCAGGCTCTTGCCGGTGACAACGCCGCGGGTGGCGTTGCGGTCCGAGGCGTTGAACATGGTCATATAGGTATCCATCATCCAGACCATCTCGCGCGAACTGGTGCCCACGTCCGGGGCCGGTATGTCGTATTCCGGCCCGATGTTGTTCCCCAGCGCGAAGGTGAAGCGCCGCGTGATCCGCCGCAGCTCCGGCTCGGAGAAGTTGCGCGGGTTGAGGGTGACCCCGCCCTTGCCCCCCCCGAAAGGGATGCCCATGAGCGCCGACTTCCAGGTCATCCATGCCGCGAGCGCCTTGACCTCGGCCAGGTTCACCGACTCGTGGTAGCGGATGCCCCCCTTGTAGGGACCGTAGGTGTTGTTGTGCTGGATCCGGTAGCCCTTGAAGGATCGGTAGGTCCCGTCGTCGAGAAGAACTGGGAAGTTCACCGTGATTTCGTTCTGGGGTTCGGAGAGAACCGTGCGAACAACGGGATTCAGTTTGATATGGTCCGCGGCTTTGTTGAATTGCGCGGTAGCCATTTCGAACAAGTTCATTCGATCGCTCATAGCCTTGTCTTTCTGGGGAATTTCGTTGGTGTCGGCTTCGCGACGTCCGCCGGCTCGCCACGACGCACCGTTCCGGACGTCCCGTATGAGTCAGAAGGCGACAACCGTATCAGAAATCATGCGGCTCGACAAGGCCGCCCGCGCGCCGGCCGGTGCCCGGGTTCGCTTTTAACTTGTTGTAAAACAACAAGTTAATGTGGCGCTCGCCGCCCCGCCCGGTCCCGTCCACGCGACCCTCTATAATGAGGAGCTCCGCGCACCGGGGTCACCCCCGGTCCGTGCCGCGCCCGTCCACCCCGATACCCGTGCACACAACCAGATGGTGAACACAGGACCGCGCCGGTACCAACCGCGGATGCGTGCGTCTCCTTGAAATCACGGCGATGGTTGCATCTGCGCATTGTGTGTGTCGCGTGAATGCATCGACTCGATGTGCAACGCGCAGACGACGGTCGTGTCGCGGCCGGTTGCGCGGAGAATGCGCAACGCGTGAGACCACGCACGTGTCGAACCCGCGAAGCATCCCCGGTGCTCCCGCATCACCGGCGATCCCATCTCCGGTGCTGTCCCGGGAACCCCCGACCCGTGACTTTTTTTGCCGCCGGTGAAAAGTTTCTGTTGACAGTACTTTACGGTGTGCAAGAATCCCGCCTGGCGGTGAATCGGGCTCGCCTGGTTCGCCGTCAAACGTTGGAAGTCAGAAACTTGAAGAGGCGGGCGGGCCTCCCGTTCGCCGAAGGAAGGAATCAAATCATGGCAGCTAAGAGGAAGGCGAAAGCCAAAGGCAAGGCAAAGGCCAAGGCGAAGGCCAAGGGCAAAGCCAAGACCAAGCGCAAAGCCAAGCGCAAGGCCAAGAAGTAAGCTGGGCTTAACGTCCAGCGATTGACTTGGCTCGCGGCCTGGCCAGGCTGCGAACACGGGAAGGGAGACGCAAGTCTCCCTTCCTTTATTTTTGCCCGCGGGGCGCCCCGCGCCACAGCCCGGCCCGTGCCTATTGACAGTGCCCGCTGATTCTCCTATATGTTGGCGCGGTTTCCGTCTGCCCGTGCAGTACTCCCCCGACCGCGGCCCACCGGCGGCTGCCTTGATACAGAGGAGATGAGAATGGAGCTGGTACCGAAGGAAATGTTCCTCACCAAGGGTGTGGGCCGCCACCGCGAGCAGCTGACCAGCTTCGAGCTGGCCCTGCGTGATGCGGGCATCGAACACGTGAACCTCGTCACCGTGTCCAGCATCTTCCCCCCCAAGTGCAAGCTCATCCCGCGCAAGCGCGGGGAGCAGATGCTGGCGGATGGCCAGATCGTCTTCTGCGTGATGAGCCGGACCTCCACCGACGAGGCCTTCCGCATGGCCGCGTGCTCCATCGGCGTTGCCATACCGGGCGACCCCAAGAAGTACGGATACCTCTCCGAGCACCACTCCTACGGCCAGAACGAGAAGACCGCCGGCGACTATGCCGAGGACCTCGCGGCCAGCATGCTCGCCTCCACGCTGGGTATCGAACTCGACCTCGACCGTGCGTGGGACCAGCGCAAGAAGGAGTGGAAGATCGGGCGGCAGATCGTCCGCACCAGCAACATCTGCCAGACCGCGCTGGGCAAGAACGGGCTGTGGACCACCGTCATTGCCGCGGGCGTCTTCTGC
This genomic interval from Candidatus Krumholzibacteriia bacterium contains the following:
- a CDS encoding arginine decarboxylase, pyruvoyl-dependent — its product is MELVPKEMFLTKGVGRHREQLTSFELALRDAGIEHVNLVTVSSIFPPKCKLIPRKRGEQMLADGQIVFCVMSRTSTDEAFRMAACSIGVAIPGDPKKYGYLSEHHSYGQNEKTAGDYAEDLAASMLASTLGIELDLDRAWDQRKKEWKIGRQIVRTSNICQTALGKNGLWTTVIAAGVFCKY
- a CDS encoding Glu/Leu/Phe/Val dehydrogenase → MNLFEMATAQFNKAADHIKLNPVVRTVLSEPQNEITVNFPVLLDDGTYRSFKGYRIQHNNTYGPYKGGIRYHESVNLAEVKALAAWMTWKSALMGIPFGGGKGGVTLNPRNFSEPELRRITRRFTFALGNNIGPEYDIPAPDVGTSSREMVWMMDTYMTMFNASDRNATRGVVTGKSLVSGGSLGRDKATGQGVVFCLDTFAKHLGFSIDGSTFFVQGYGNVGSHAARIMQAGGARMLAAADHTGHIGNPEGIDAEDLSAYVLKTGGVAGYEKAKEISQGDFFGTKADIFIPAALECTVNMETEGYIQAKYIIEGANGPTTIDAEKSLAKRGILVIPDILANSGGVTVSYFEWVQNKNSEVWELERVDDELNRIMKRATRSVIAEMKTRNCEARIAAMTLALSKFEKVYVERGIFP